The proteins below come from a single Oscillospiraceae bacterium genomic window:
- a CDS encoding AAA family ATPase — MSLEDSYDAWVRGLMGGGKYAATPRQTAEASEAVQQMQAQLDALTAAQKRQNAAESVLAGVQKAGAATAESVRKMSSDLTKSLKQDGLLGGTVAAPAPAPAAPAKVDFTGVADTIRAQVLGQDAFVSALVKAFRRPFVLGTAQEADRARSVMLLCGPNGTGRHYALGCVVEELAARGILRSARIETLDLALYPGPAQEKLFLQDLYAALQSDAEVLAFEHYESCAANYLNMLSTLALDGTLALSSRYVLQRGILVDVGTALAPGAIGELQAGGKYFVFYSNKGEAALADSFGAKFVDAVAGDICRTEVFTPDALAAVAARELNYLAQRTRRQCGLALSMGADVRDLLAAQYGKTSGMQAMRDYCETVYRAIAEYVLDADTPPADGTPALLSAENGRLCMAVDGGAPIDLLALLPQQYRGDVDAVEAELDAIIGLDEIKSYVRDIAKNVQAQQRRKAQGLKVAEVNMHMIFTGNPGTGKTTIARILAKYLKAIGALRGGQLVEVTRADLVGRYVGHTAPLTNSVIQSALGGVLFIDEAYALYRGGEDSFGLEAIDTLVKGIEDHRDDLVVILAGYTKEMQLFLSANSGLASRFPNQIEFPDYTGEELYKIMLSIAKGKGYTLDEGCRLPLVTYFDRKQAEDAATNGNGRMARNTLEKAILNQSKRLVADPDASLELLLPGDFELE, encoded by the coding sequence ATGAGTCTGGAAGACAGTTACGATGCCTGGGTCCGCGGCCTGATGGGCGGCGGCAAATACGCCGCCACTCCCCGCCAGACTGCCGAGGCCAGTGAGGCCGTGCAGCAGATGCAGGCCCAGCTGGATGCCCTGACCGCCGCCCAAAAGCGGCAGAATGCCGCAGAGAGCGTGCTGGCCGGTGTGCAGAAGGCGGGTGCCGCCACGGCAGAGAGCGTGCGCAAAATGAGCAGCGACCTGACAAAATCGCTCAAGCAGGACGGACTGCTCGGCGGCACGGTGGCAGCCCCCGCCCCGGCCCCGGCAGCCCCCGCTAAGGTGGATTTTACCGGCGTGGCCGATACGATCAGGGCGCAGGTGCTGGGGCAGGACGCCTTTGTGTCGGCGCTGGTCAAGGCGTTCCGCCGCCCCTTTGTGCTGGGGACCGCGCAGGAGGCCGACCGCGCGCGCAGCGTGATGCTGCTCTGCGGCCCCAACGGCACCGGCCGCCACTATGCGCTGGGCTGTGTGGTCGAGGAGCTGGCTGCCCGGGGCATTTTGCGCAGTGCGCGCATTGAAACGCTCGATTTGGCTCTCTACCCCGGCCCCGCGCAGGAAAAGCTGTTTCTGCAGGATCTGTACGCGGCGCTGCAGTCGGACGCCGAGGTGCTGGCCTTTGAGCATTATGAGAGCTGCGCCGCCAACTATCTGAATATGCTGTCCACCCTTGCGCTGGACGGCACACTGGCGCTGTCCAGCCGGTATGTGCTGCAGCGCGGCATTCTGGTAGATGTGGGCACGGCGTTGGCCCCCGGCGCCATCGGGGAACTGCAGGCAGGTGGCAAGTATTTTGTTTTCTACTCCAACAAGGGTGAGGCCGCGCTGGCCGACAGCTTCGGCGCGAAGTTTGTGGACGCCGTGGCGGGCGACATCTGCCGCACGGAGGTGTTCACCCCCGACGCACTGGCCGCCGTGGCTGCCCGGGAGCTGAATTATCTGGCGCAGCGCACCCGCCGGCAGTGCGGGCTGGCGCTCTCAATGGGGGCGGATGTGCGCGACCTGCTGGCCGCCCAGTACGGCAAGACCAGCGGCATGCAGGCAATGCGCGACTACTGCGAGACCGTCTACCGCGCCATCGCCGAGTATGTGCTGGATGCCGACACGCCGCCCGCGGACGGCACCCCAGCCCTGCTGAGTGCCGAGAACGGCCGCCTGTGCATGGCAGTGGACGGCGGCGCGCCCATCGACCTGCTGGCGCTGCTGCCCCAGCAGTACCGCGGCGATGTGGACGCAGTCGAGGCGGAGCTGGATGCCATCATCGGTCTGGACGAAATCAAGAGCTATGTGCGCGACATTGCCAAAAATGTGCAGGCCCAGCAGCGCCGCAAGGCGCAGGGCCTCAAGGTGGCCGAGGTCAACATGCACATGATCTTTACCGGCAATCCCGGCACCGGCAAGACCACGATCGCCCGCATTCTGGCAAAATACCTCAAGGCCATCGGTGCGCTGCGCGGCGGCCAGCTGGTCGAGGTCACCCGCGCCGACCTTGTGGGCCGCTATGTGGGCCACACGGCACCGCTGACGAATTCGGTCATACAGAGTGCGTTGGGCGGTGTGCTGTTCATTGACGAGGCCTACGCCCTCTACCGCGGCGGGGAGGACAGCTTCGGGCTGGAGGCCATCGACACGCTGGTCAAGGGCATTGAGGATCACCGCGATGATCTGGTCGTAATTTTGGCGGGCTATACGAAGGAGATGCAGCTCTTCCTGAGCGCCAACTCCGGTCTGGCCAGCCGCTTCCCCAACCAGATCGAGTTCCCCGACTATACCGGCGAGGAGCTGTATAAGATCATGCTCTCCATCGCCAAGGGCAAGGGCTACAC